The following DNA comes from Halobacillus litoralis.
ATAGCAGTAGGGGCTGGTGGATCTTTGATAGACAAGAATCTGTTGGCTGATAAAGATTACCAGGGTCTGACAGAGCGTGCGCGTCAGTTTACCGAGCGTGTGCAGTCAGCAAGAGAAGGAGGAAATAACAGATGAAAATCGTCAATATGGAAACATTCGTCGTCCCGCCACGCTGGTTGTTTTTGAAAATAACCACAGATGAGGGGATTGTCGGCTGGGGAGAGCCAGTCATCGAAGGTCGAGCGGAAACGGTGGAAACCGCTGTCCATGAATTGAAGGATTATTTGCTGGGTAAAGACCCGCTTCCGATTGAAGATCATTGGAACGTCATGTACCGCTCAGGTTTTTACCGTGGCGGACCTATTCATATGAGCGCTATTGCTGGAATCGACCAGGCGTTATGGGATATTAAAGGGAAATATTACAATGCTCCTGTTTCTGAATTGATGGGCGGCGCGTGCCGTGAATCCATCGATGTGTACTCCTGGATCGGTGGTGACCGTCCATCTGACGTAGGCGGTGCTGCCAAAGAAGCGGTCGATCGCGGCTTCCGTGCTATCAAAATGAATGGTACAGAAGAACTGCAGTACATCGACACACACCGGAAAATAGACGAAACGCTCGAAAGGGTAGCGGCAGTAAGAGAAGCGGTCGGCAAAGATGTCGGGATCGGCATCGATTTTCACGGTCGTGTCCACAAGCCGATGGCCAAAATTTTAGCGAAAGAATTGGAAACTTATCGTCCGATGTTCATTGAAGAACCTGTGTTACCTGAAAATAATGAAGCATTGAAAGAAATCGCTGCCCATACATCGATTCCGATTGCGACAGGGGAACGGATGTATTCACGCTGGGACTTCAAAGAGCTGCTGGCGAGCGGTCATGTAGATGTCATCCAGCCTGACTTATCTCATGCAGGGGGCATAACCGAATGTAAAAAAATCGCCACGATGGCTGAAGCTTACGATGTCGCGTTGGCTCCTCACTGTCCATTAGGGCCGATCGCGCTTGCTTCATGCCTGCAGGTCGATGCCACCTGTCACAACGCCTTCATACAGGAGCAAAGCCTTGGCATCCACTATAACAAGGGCAGTGATCTGCTTGATTATATTGAAGATGCCTCTGTGTTCACGTATGAAGACGGCCAAGTGGAAATGTTGAAAGGGCCAGGCCTTGGGATTGAGATCAATGAAGATAAGGTACGACAA
Coding sequences within:
- the dgoD gene encoding galactonate dehydratase — protein: MKIVNMETFVVPPRWLFLKITTDEGIVGWGEPVIEGRAETVETAVHELKDYLLGKDPLPIEDHWNVMYRSGFYRGGPIHMSAIAGIDQALWDIKGKYYNAPVSELMGGACRESIDVYSWIGGDRPSDVGGAAKEAVDRGFRAIKMNGTEELQYIDTHRKIDETLERVAAVREAVGKDVGIGIDFHGRVHKPMAKILAKELETYRPMFIEEPVLPENNEALKEIAAHTSIPIATGERMYSRWDFKELLASGHVDVIQPDLSHAGGITECKKIATMAEAYDVALAPHCPLGPIALASCLQVDATCHNAFIQEQSLGIHYNKGSDLLDYIEDASVFTYEDGQVEMLKGPGLGIEINEDKVRQMAEEGHRWRNPVWRHRDGSVAEW